In Paramormyrops kingsleyae isolate MSU_618 chromosome 13, PKINGS_0.4, whole genome shotgun sequence, a single window of DNA contains:
- the LOC111858121 gene encoding transmembrane gamma-carboxyglutamic acid protein 4-like isoform X5, with the protein MWSHLRGSPPTSLDFELFIAGDLERECLEEVCTYEESREILENIPETDAFWQHYIKGHVNRPSKLDVPALLIGVIAASVAIVIIALLWCCRPNAMRWKIDRSSRARPRRSNASLIIRRLEELSMQPVRPQQDELAPDSSGLPTYEEAVASSGPQDAPPPPYPGSKPGTFQR; encoded by the exons TCTGGACTTTGAACTTTTCATTGCTGGGGACCTGGAACGGGAGTGTTTGGAGGAGGTCTGCACTTATGAGGAGTCCCGGGAGATCTTAGAGAATATTCCGGAAACA gatgCTTTCTGGCAGCACTACATCAAGG GCCACGTTAACCGCCCGTCGAAGCTGGACGTGCCGGCTCTCCTGATTGGCGTCATTGCGGCCAGCGTGGCTATCGTCATCATCGCGCTGCTCTGGTGCTGCCGTCCAAATGCGATGAGATGGAAGATTGACAGGTCTTCCCG GGCCCGTCCTCGGCGGAGCAACGCCTCCCTCATCATCCGCCGCCTGGAGGAGCTCTCCATGCAGCCTGTGCGCCCCCAGCAGGATGAGCTCGCCCCTGACTCTTCTGGCTTGCCGACCTACGAGGAGGCCGTCGCCAGCTCTGGGCCccaagatgcccccccccctccgtacCCAGG ATCGAAGCCTGGGACCTTCCAACGGTAG
- the LOC111858121 gene encoding transmembrane gamma-carboxyglutamic acid protein 4-like isoform X4 — protein MWSHLRGSPPTRLTQATSEVFLKDHTPNKFLGRHLLFNSLDFELFIAGDLERECLEEVCTYEESREILENIPETDAFWQHYIKGHVNRPSKLDVPALLIGVIAASVAIVIIALLWCCRPNAMRWKIDRSSRARPRRSNASLIIRRLEELSMQPVRPQQDELAPDSSGLPTYEEAVASSGPQDAPPPPYPGSKPGTFQR, from the exons TTTTTTTGAAGGACCACACGCCAAATAAGTTCCTTGGTCGACACCTGTTGTTCAATAGTCTGGACTTTGAACTTTTCATTGCTGGGGACCTGGAACGGGAGTGTTTGGAGGAGGTCTGCACTTATGAGGAGTCCCGGGAGATCTTAGAGAATATTCCGGAAACA gatgCTTTCTGGCAGCACTACATCAAGG GCCACGTTAACCGCCCGTCGAAGCTGGACGTGCCGGCTCTCCTGATTGGCGTCATTGCGGCCAGCGTGGCTATCGTCATCATCGCGCTGCTCTGGTGCTGCCGTCCAAATGCGATGAGATGGAAGATTGACAGGTCTTCCCG GGCCCGTCCTCGGCGGAGCAACGCCTCCCTCATCATCCGCCGCCTGGAGGAGCTCTCCATGCAGCCTGTGCGCCCCCAGCAGGATGAGCTCGCCCCTGACTCTTCTGGCTTGCCGACCTACGAGGAGGCCGTCGCCAGCTCTGGGCCccaagatgcccccccccctccgtacCCAGG ATCGAAGCCTGGGACCTTCCAACGGTAG
- the LOC111858121 gene encoding transmembrane gamma-carboxyglutamic acid protein 4-like isoform X3, with amino-acid sequence MWSHLRGSPPTRRLTQATSEVFLKDHTPNKFLGRHLLFNSLDFELFIAGDLERECLEEVCTYEESREILENIPETDAFWQHYIKGHVNRPSKLDVPALLIGVIAASVAIVIIALLWCCRPNAMRWKIDRSSRARPRRSNASLIIRRLEELSMQPVRPQQDELAPDSSGLPTYEEAVASSGPQDAPPPPYPGSKPGTFQR; translated from the exons TTTTTTTGAAGGACCACACGCCAAATAAGTTCCTTGGTCGACACCTGTTGTTCAATAGTCTGGACTTTGAACTTTTCATTGCTGGGGACCTGGAACGGGAGTGTTTGGAGGAGGTCTGCACTTATGAGGAGTCCCGGGAGATCTTAGAGAATATTCCGGAAACA gatgCTTTCTGGCAGCACTACATCAAGG GCCACGTTAACCGCCCGTCGAAGCTGGACGTGCCGGCTCTCCTGATTGGCGTCATTGCGGCCAGCGTGGCTATCGTCATCATCGCGCTGCTCTGGTGCTGCCGTCCAAATGCGATGAGATGGAAGATTGACAGGTCTTCCCG GGCCCGTCCTCGGCGGAGCAACGCCTCCCTCATCATCCGCCGCCTGGAGGAGCTCTCCATGCAGCCTGTGCGCCCCCAGCAGGATGAGCTCGCCCCTGACTCTTCTGGCTTGCCGACCTACGAGGAGGCCGTCGCCAGCTCTGGGCCccaagatgcccccccccctccgtacCCAGG ATCGAAGCCTGGGACCTTCCAACGGTAG